A region from the Arthrobacter roseus genome encodes:
- a CDS encoding globin, translated as METDNFYEAIGGHPTFVKLIDVFYDGVAHDEVLRPMYPEEDLEPAKERFLMFLEQYWGGPKTYSETRGHPRLRMRHGPFQVTPLARDQWLLHMRTAVDSLELPPLYEATLWDYLDRAAHSLVNSA; from the coding sequence ATGGAAACCGACAACTTCTACGAGGCCATCGGCGGTCACCCAACGTTCGTGAAACTCATAGATGTCTTTTATGACGGCGTTGCCCATGATGAAGTTCTGCGTCCCATGTATCCCGAGGAAGACCTCGAACCGGCAAAGGAACGCTTCCTCATGTTTCTGGAGCAATATTGGGGCGGCCCAAAAACTTACAGTGAGACCAGAGGCCACCCTCGCCTGAGAATGCGTCATGGGCCTTTTCAGGTGACACCACTTGCTCGGGACCAATGGTTGTTGCACATGAGAACCGCCGTTGATTCCCTCGAGCTCCCACCGCTTTACGAAGCGACACTCTGGGACTACCTAGACCGCGCCGCGCACTCCCTCGTCAACTCGGCTTGA
- a CDS encoding acyl-CoA thioesterase — MPADEYPDPTTSLLELLNLSDADSAHTDEEIFVGARRSQPNQRVFGGQVLGQALIAAMRTVDERPIHSMHGYFLRPGDPDQPITFGVQRLRDGRSFSARRTHAYQNGVPILSLIASFQVDDVGLEHFEPMPQGMPDPESLPSTAELLGKFDHPVARAWAFERPFDIRHITPALYVQSKGKPTATNAVWMKTTAPMPADQSLHRAALAFASDYTLLEPILRRHGMSWVAPGMSVASLDHAMWWHRPVRVDEWLLYVQQSPSASGARGLAQGRIYSQDGLLVASVAQEGMIRVPRDGKSKVIGALQKQVMAQKLRRMASQK, encoded by the coding sequence ATGCCTGCAGATGAATATCCGGATCCCACGACCTCGCTTCTTGAGCTGTTGAACCTCAGTGATGCAGACAGCGCGCACACGGACGAAGAGATTTTCGTAGGGGCTCGGCGCAGCCAACCCAATCAGCGCGTATTCGGCGGTCAGGTCCTCGGACAAGCGCTCATAGCCGCCATGCGCACCGTGGATGAACGCCCCATACATTCAATGCACGGCTACTTCCTTCGGCCAGGTGACCCCGATCAGCCCATCACGTTCGGGGTGCAGAGGCTTCGCGATGGCCGTTCATTTTCGGCCAGGCGCACGCACGCCTACCAAAATGGTGTGCCCATTCTTTCGCTGATCGCATCCTTTCAGGTGGACGACGTCGGCCTGGAACACTTCGAGCCCATGCCTCAAGGCATGCCAGACCCCGAGTCACTTCCGAGCACCGCCGAACTCTTGGGTAAATTCGACCATCCGGTCGCGCGGGCATGGGCGTTCGAGCGCCCATTCGACATCCGCCATATAACTCCGGCCCTGTACGTCCAGTCCAAGGGCAAGCCCACGGCGACCAACGCCGTCTGGATGAAGACAACCGCTCCTATGCCCGCAGACCAGAGCCTTCATCGTGCTGCTTTGGCTTTTGCCAGCGATTACACCCTGCTGGAACCGATCCTGCGCAGACACGGCATGAGCTGGGTAGCTCCGGGAATGAGCGTTGCGAGTCTGGATCACGCCATGTGGTGGCACCGCCCCGTTAGAGTTGACGAGTGGTTACTGTACGTTCAGCAATCGCCGAGTGCTTCGGGAGCTCGTGGTCTTGCTCAGGGCAGGATCTATAGTCAGGATGGGCTGCTTGTCGCTTCGGTGGCGCAGGAGGGAATGATTCGTGTCCCGCGCGATGGGAAGAGCAAAGTCATCGGGGCACTGCAGAAGCAAGTCATGGCCCAGAAGCTGCGACGGATGGCCTCCCAGAAATAG
- the ettA gene encoding energy-dependent translational throttle protein EttA, with product MAEFIYTMSKARKAVGDKVILDDVSMSFYPGAKIGVVGPNGAGKSTILKIMAGIDQPSNGEAKLSAGYTVGILLQEPPLNEEKTVLGNVQEGVGEIYEKIQRFNMISEEMASPDADYEVLLEEMGKLQEAIDAADAWDIDSQLEQAMDALRCPPGDADVSVLSGGERRRVALCKLLLQKPDLLLLDEPTNHLDAESVLWLEQHLKSYHGAVLAVTHDRYFLDHVAQWIAEVDRGHLYPYEGNYSTYLEKKRARLEVQGKKDAKMAKRLSEELEWVRSNAKGRQTKSKARLGRYEEMAAEAERTRKLDFEEIQIPPGPRLGNLVIEADNVKKGYGDRVLIDGLSFTLPRNGIVGVIGPNGVGKTTLFKTIVGMEPLDDGELKIGDSVKISYVDQSRGGLDENKSVWETVSDGLDYIQVGNVEMPSRAYVSAFGFKGPDQQKKSGVLSGGERNRLNLAMTLKQGGNLLLLDEPTNDLDVETLSSLENALLEFPGCAVVVSHDRWFLDRVATHILSYEGTEENPANWYWFEGNFDSYEQNKVERLGADAAKPHRVTHRRLTRG from the coding sequence ATGGCGGAATTTATTTACACAATGTCCAAGGCCCGTAAAGCCGTTGGCGATAAAGTCATCCTTGATGACGTGAGCATGTCTTTCTACCCCGGTGCAAAAATCGGTGTAGTCGGGCCCAATGGTGCGGGAAAGTCCACCATTCTCAAGATCATGGCGGGCATCGACCAGCCATCTAATGGCGAAGCGAAGCTGAGCGCCGGTTACACTGTGGGCATTTTGCTTCAGGAACCGCCGCTCAATGAAGAGAAAACGGTTCTTGGAAACGTCCAAGAGGGCGTTGGTGAGATCTACGAAAAAATTCAGCGGTTCAACATGATCTCTGAGGAAATGGCCAGTCCAGATGCGGACTATGAAGTGCTGCTGGAGGAGATGGGTAAGCTTCAGGAAGCCATCGATGCTGCTGATGCCTGGGACATTGATTCCCAGCTCGAGCAAGCCATGGACGCACTTCGTTGCCCGCCAGGAGACGCGGATGTCAGCGTACTCTCGGGTGGCGAACGACGCCGCGTGGCCCTGTGCAAGCTACTTCTGCAGAAACCTGATCTGCTACTCCTTGATGAACCGACCAACCACCTCGATGCCGAGAGCGTCCTGTGGCTGGAGCAGCACCTGAAGTCCTACCACGGTGCCGTGCTAGCGGTCACCCACGATCGCTACTTCCTTGACCACGTTGCGCAATGGATTGCGGAAGTAGACCGCGGTCACCTCTACCCCTACGAGGGCAACTACTCCACCTATCTGGAGAAGAAGCGCGCTCGTCTGGAAGTCCAGGGCAAGAAGGACGCCAAGATGGCCAAGCGTCTTTCGGAAGAACTCGAATGGGTTCGTTCTAACGCCAAGGGACGGCAAACAAAGTCCAAGGCTCGCCTGGGGCGCTACGAGGAAATGGCAGCTGAAGCGGAGCGCACCCGCAAGCTCGATTTCGAAGAGATCCAGATTCCGCCGGGACCGCGCCTTGGCAACTTGGTCATCGAAGCCGACAACGTTAAAAAGGGTTATGGCGACCGTGTCCTGATCGACGGCCTGTCCTTCACGCTTCCGCGCAACGGCATCGTGGGCGTGATCGGCCCGAATGGCGTCGGAAAGACTACATTGTTCAAGACCATTGTCGGGATGGAACCACTCGATGACGGGGAGCTGAAAATCGGAGATTCAGTTAAGATCTCCTACGTGGATCAGTCCCGCGGTGGGCTCGATGAAAACAAGTCCGTATGGGAGACCGTCTCAGATGGCCTGGATTACATCCAGGTTGGAAACGTTGAGATGCCCTCACGTGCCTACGTGTCGGCTTTCGGCTTCAAGGGCCCGGACCAGCAGAAGAAGTCGGGAGTGCTCTCTGGTGGTGAGCGAAACCGACTGAACCTGGCCATGACTCTCAAACAGGGCGGCAATCTCCTTCTGCTCGACGAACCGACCAACGACCTCGACGTCGAAACGCTGTCGAGTCTGGAGAACGCACTGCTCGAATTCCCGGGGTGCGCCGTCGTTGTATCGCACGACCGCTGGTTTCTGGACCGGGTGGCAACGCACATTCTCTCCTACGAGGGCACGGAAGAGAACCCGGCGAACTGGTACTGGTTTGAAGGCAACTTCGATTCATACGAGCAGAACAAGGTGGAACGCCTGGGGGCAGATGCGGCGAAACCCCACCGCGTTACTCACCGCCGGTTGACGCGGGGCTAA
- a CDS encoding DUF6993 domain-containing protein — MTTPQQLFGRSAAARAVVLLVSLSLLAGCSTEPSANTATLPPSAPSGESPVSGGNTPGPSPASEQDRAVDALVNEVRTALESTAKADGITTAVQLSGAFEAAGVDPAAIELSRDSTPTGLAVAALEAAAPVEGRCVVAQVRENEVTVTRLPVLDSGLCFIGDER, encoded by the coding sequence ATGACCACTCCGCAACAGCTTTTCGGCAGGAGCGCGGCCGCGAGGGCGGTCGTGCTCCTGGTGTCCTTATCTCTTCTTGCCGGATGCTCCACGGAACCGTCGGCGAATACAGCGACTTTGCCGCCATCCGCACCGTCGGGGGAGTCCCCTGTCAGCGGAGGGAACACTCCGGGCCCTTCCCCTGCCTCAGAGCAGGACCGTGCCGTTGATGCGCTCGTCAACGAGGTGAGGACGGCACTGGAATCGACAGCGAAGGCTGATGGGATCACAACGGCGGTCCAGCTGAGCGGAGCATTTGAGGCAGCGGGGGTTGATCCTGCTGCCATTGAATTATCCCGTGACTCCACGCCTACTGGGTTAGCTGTTGCTGCGCTAGAGGCGGCGGCGCCGGTGGAAGGAAGGTGTGTCGTTGCTCAGGTCCGAGAAAATGAGGTCACGGTGACAAGACTGCCCGTTCTGGACAGCGGCCTCTGCTTCATCGGAGACGAACGGTAG
- the ssb gene encoding single-stranded DNA-binding protein, giving the protein MSDTITVRGLVATDVRLNMAENSGLQIASFRLCSTDRRYDRDKGTWSDGQTNWYTVSMFRYLAANAAFSLNKGDRVVVTGRLKVRPWTDSSGRSGTSVDVDAESVGHDLSWGTARFTRHTADKEDQSRAARDVSDNGDDDLPEDVDPMTGELTSTHATPTDSGEADAGKEPVLVGAEAPF; this is encoded by the coding sequence ATGAGCGACACCATTACCGTCCGGGGTCTTGTGGCCACGGATGTACGACTGAACATGGCCGAGAACTCCGGCCTGCAGATCGCCAGTTTCCGTTTATGTTCAACGGACCGCCGCTACGACCGCGATAAGGGAACCTGGTCGGATGGCCAGACTAACTGGTATACGGTTTCGATGTTCCGATACCTTGCGGCCAATGCGGCGTTCAGCCTGAACAAAGGGGACCGCGTGGTAGTCACAGGACGGCTCAAGGTACGGCCGTGGACTGACTCTTCCGGCCGGTCAGGAACGAGCGTGGACGTCGATGCTGAGTCGGTGGGCCATGATCTTTCCTGGGGTACCGCCAGATTCACGCGCCATACGGCAGACAAGGAAGATCAGTCCCGTGCCGCGCGGGACGTTTCTGACAACGGCGACGACGACCTGCCGGAGGACGTCGATCCGATGACCGGGGAACTGACCAGCACGCACGCCACGCCGACCGACAGTGGCGAGGCAGACGCCGGTAAGGAGCCGGTGCTGGTAGGTGCCGAAGCGCCTTTCTGA
- a CDS encoding recombinase family protein, with translation MTTTKAKPLALAYVRVSTIEQADSGASLEAQRRTLTDEAERRGWAVEVVADEGLSAKNMKRPGLQSALDRLDKGDAQFLLSTRIDRVSRSVSDFAGLMDRATRKGWGMVMLSPNVDTSDPAGRFTSNVLASAAQYERELIGMRTKEGMAQRRAEGVHVGRRRELPAELVHRIVNMQTSGSSLRTIGATLEAGGVTTARGGTKWHASTIKAVLASTTAKGQYLGDA, from the coding sequence ATGACCACCACAAAAGCGAAGCCGCTCGCCCTGGCATACGTCCGCGTCAGCACCATTGAACAAGCGGACAGCGGGGCAAGCCTTGAAGCACAACGGCGCACCCTCACCGATGAAGCGGAACGCCGGGGATGGGCAGTGGAGGTTGTCGCCGACGAAGGACTCAGCGCCAAAAACATGAAACGCCCCGGCCTGCAATCCGCACTCGATCGACTCGACAAAGGGGATGCACAGTTTCTTCTGTCCACACGTATCGACCGCGTGAGCCGGTCGGTAAGCGACTTTGCCGGGCTAATGGACAGGGCGACTCGTAAAGGTTGGGGCATGGTCATGCTGTCCCCGAACGTGGACACGTCCGACCCTGCCGGACGGTTCACTTCAAACGTGCTCGCCTCAGCCGCACAGTATGAGCGCGAACTAATCGGCATGCGCACCAAAGAAGGAATGGCCCAACGGAGAGCCGAAGGCGTACACGTCGGACGGCGACGGGAACTACCCGCCGAACTGGTCCACCGGATCGTCAACATGCAGACCAGCGGGTCCAGTCTGCGGACGATCGGTGCCACCCTTGAGGCTGGGGGCGTGACAACTGCACGCGGTGGCACCAAGTGGCATGCCTCCACCATCAAAGCCGTCCTCGCATCGACCACCGCCAAAGGTCAATACCTCGGCGACGCCTAA